TGGAGGTGTTAAAGAAACAATTGAGAAAGCATTCTAACTGAATTTATTGTGTCTATGATAGATATGGAACTGTTTTTTGTGTAACAATAATGGCTTCACGATCTTCAATACTCTTTTGATCACCTTCATTTGTAAAAAATGAACTTCAGAAATAAAAAGATTTAAAATAACTATACAAGTAGTAGACATTAAATACTTTCAAAACCTATTAATTTTTAGGTTAATATATATTCAATAAAGTGTTTTGATATGCCCTACCCAGTTGCACATGTCCTGTTCTTTGTATTCTGTGTCAGTGCAGTAGCAGTCTACGCCACTTTTAGCTCAATTTTTCGCAGGGAACTTTCATCCAGGGATCTAACAGGGCTTTTATTGCTGCTATTTGTAGGCAGTGCAGGTACGCTGCTTCCGGATATTATGATAGTTTATAATCTGCCTTTTAAAGGTAGTTTCGAACACTGCTGGGCAGGCCCGATAGCGACACACTCATTTCTATTCAGTTCTACTGCAATCCTGTTCGGAACACTTGTTGGATACGTTGCATACAGGCAGTTTGGAAAAGCGATATACATGGGTCTTTTTGCAGAAGCTGCTTTTCTTACCCATTTATTGCTTGATGATATAGGAGAAGGTGGTACTGAGTACTTATACCCGATATACAATGGAAAGGTCAGCGTATTTTCACTGATGGACGTAGGCTTTCAGGAAATCGGGCTTTTGCGTTATATAATAGCATCTT
The genomic region above belongs to Methanosarcina horonobensis HB-1 = JCM 15518 and contains:
- a CDS encoding metal-dependent hydrolase — translated: MPYPVAHVLFFVFCVSAVAVYATFSSIFRRELSSRDLTGLLLLLFVGSAGTLLPDIMIVYNLPFKGSFEHCWAGPIATHSFLFSSTAILFGTLVGYVAYRQFGKAIYMGLFAEAAFLTHLLLDDIGEGGTEYLYPIYNGKVSVFSLMDVGFQEIGLLRYIIASFISVFFVCSIIMMALVALDHLGFEFKHRPEK